A single window of Rhipicephalus microplus isolate Deutch F79 chromosome 5, USDA_Rmic, whole genome shotgun sequence DNA harbors:
- the LOC119173677 gene encoding speckle-type POZ protein B — protein sequence MGAGDTTDHLVIPQPSATDVDDSDAEWSGITNPKLVKLSYLWTISNFSLCQQRTGQALLSSAFSGGDDETVTWRLKLFPRGSDERHEQFVSVFLVSCNARCVSARARFSVIDAQEQVAIRKCTEMRMFKSKGDGWGFSILVARLALKQHSSHLLPNDTLTLKCEVVTLESSTPRAPGTSGEMALPALPKCRLSDDLEWLLESGSHTDVTLIVGSETFRAHKSILAARSPVFQEMFEHTTTEDDEVVIADVEPDVFADLLLFVYTGCVQESIEKPDCLLRAACNYKLDRLKAMCELTLISRLNAETAADALVLSHQHDADNLRSRTLNFVYSHIDDVAETSGWTTICKSRVELLEQLLMTFINMRGEPPSKRSRTL from the coding sequence ATGGGGGCGGGTGACACCACTGACCATCTGGTAATACCACAGCCATCCGCAACGGATGTCGACGACAGCGACGCAGAATGGTCTGGTATCACTAATCCGAAGCTTGTCAAATTATCATACCTGTGGACTATCTCTAATTTCAGTCTGTGCCAGCAGCGTACCGGTCAAGCTTTGCTCAGTTCAGCCTTTTCCGGGGGCGATGACGAGACCGTGACTTGGCGCCTCAAGCTTTTCCCGAGGGGATCAGACGAACGTCACGAGCAGTTCGTGTCCGTCTTTCTCGTCTCCTGCAACGCGAGGTGCGTGTCCGCCAGAGCGAGGTTCTCAGTCATCGACGCCCAGGAGCAGGTGGCCATTCGGAAGTGCACGGAGATGCGCATGTTTAAAAGCAAGGGCGATGGCTGGGGATTCAGCATTTTGGTCGCCAGGTTGGCGCTGAAGCAGCATAGCAGCCACCTCTTGCCCAACGACACGCTGACCTTGAAGTGCGAAGTGGTCACCTTGGAGAGCAGCACCCCCAGGGCACCCGGAACGAGCGGCGAAATGGCGCTTCCGGCGCTTCCCAAGTGCCGGCTCTCCGACGACCTGGAATGGCTCCTGGAGAGTGGCAGTCATACTGACGTTACGTTGATTGTGGGAAGCGAGACGTTCCGGGCTCACAAGAGCATCCTGGCTGCCCGGTCCCCCGTGTTTCAAGAGATGTTCGAGCACACGACGACGGAGGATGACGAGGTGGTCATCGCGGACGTCGAGCCTGACGTTTTCGCCGATCTTTTGCTGTTCGTCTACACAGGGTGCGTGCAGGAATCCATCGAAAAGCCGGACTGTCTTCTCAGGGCCGCTTGCAATTATAAACTAGATCGACTGAAGGCGATGTGTGAGCTTACTCTAATTTCTCGCTTGAACGCCGAGACAGCCGCCGACGCGCTCGTCCTGTCCCACCAGCACGATGCTGATAATTTGCGGAGTCGGACTTTAAACTTCGTGTACTCGCACATCGATGACGTGGCCGAAACCTCGGGCTGGACGACCATCTGCAAGAGCCGTGTCGAGCTGCTTGAACAGCTTTTGATGACTTTCATAAACATGCGTGGTGAACCACCGTCGAAAAGGAGCAGGACATTGTGA